CAAGAACACGCTCCCCTGGGCGTCTCGCGGGATAATCGGTTGAAACAGGACCGCCCGCGGAAAGAGGGCGCGAAACTCCGCAGCCGGTCGAGCCCGTTCGGCGGCCACACGCGGATGCACGATCTGCGCGGCATGCGGGTCGCCCACTTCAGCTTTGGCGACCGGCTCAGCCAATCTTCCGCCACCGCCCGTAGCAGCGATCAGGAATGCCTGAACGGCCGACGTCTCCGGGCTGGCTTCATCTAAGCTCACATCGGCGCGGAGAAACCGAGGCAGCGTCAGTGCCTTCTGCAACTCGTCTGGCAATTTTTTCAGATCGATGACGACCTCGGCGCCGGCAGCCGTGACCAGAGCGGACTTTGGCACCGGTCGCCCCTGCGGGTGCTGACCGAATTTGAGTCCGGAGGCCTGCTCAATGGCCGCGCCCAATTCGGGATGCTCCGCAAACACCAGCGGCGGACCGTCACCACCTTCCAGTCGCAGCCGGTCCCAGATCACGAAGGTGTCGGGTTGAGCTGGCAATGCGACCATGCGAAAGAGCGGCTCACGGGCGGCGCCTTGGACCCGCTCGCGAGCGACCACGCGACGCAGATCCTCCCAGGCGGGAAAGCCATTGCCGACCGCGAGGGCCGCATTCTTCCCGTAGTTGCCTTGAAACAACTGGTCCTGCATGGCCTTGATCGCCGCCAAGACCGGTGCTGGATCGGTGGTAGCCTCTCGCCACTTTTCCCGGACAAGGGCGAGCATGTCGGGAGGCAGACCGGCGTCCGGCTGACTCGTGGGCACGCTGCCCAGATCAGCCAGTGCCTGCCCCAAGTCCGGAGCCGCGACATGCGACAGCTCGAACGAGACCCCATCACCACCGCTCGGGTGAGCATCGGCGACGCGACCCGCGACCGACAACTCACCAGCAATCGGACTCGTCCAGGCGATCGCCACGGGTCGTTTCTGTCCGGGATGCACGAAGACCGATCGTGCGGGCAATGTCGTCCATACTTTAATTGGTTCCGCAGCCGAGTTCACGAAGACCGAGGGTTCGGAACCGATGCTCCACGATTTCAGTTCGGGCCGTCCCGCGCTGCTGTCGCGCCGTTCGGTGAGGAACACCGGAGTGGACGTCGTTTCCAGAAAGCTCCAACGGGCCTCGTGCTTGTCCGACCACGGGTTCCCCTTCAGTAGATTGGGCACCAGATCGGCAATGCTCCAGGTTCGCTGATCGCCAGTGGTTTCGCGGATCGTCCATTCGACGAGCGTGCTGTCGGCCCCGTGATTTTCGTTCGGAAGCACGGTAAGGAGCAGCAGTTCGCCGCGTTGAACCGAGACCTTGCGCTCGAGAAGAACTGAGCCCGCTTCCGCGACTTTCGACTCCGCGAGGACACGTTTCGACGAGGCCCAGCGAGCCTCGATTGCCTTCTTGGCCGATTGGAAAGCCATCTGCCGCCGTTGCTTCTCGGCTTCCGCCTGGGCCGTTTTCTCGTACCACTGCTTCGACTGGGCAATGACTTCCGCAGGCGAGGCCGACTTGCCGTTGAGTCCCGCCCAAAGTGCCGCCAGATATGTGGCGTTGAGCTTTTCCTCGGCGGCCACCGCAGCGATGTCGGCGGCCCCCCCACGGGTGAGCCTATCGCGGTGCTTCAAGGTCGCCGCGAGATGCGCCGGTAGCGGCGGCTCTCCATTGGGTCCGGCATAGCGAGCGTGGAAACTGCGGAGCGGCTTGAGAGCCTCCTCAGTCCAATCCGGGCGTTCGGTGGAAGGGGAAAAGCGAAAACCGCCGGGCAGTAGCACTACTCGCGCGGCAACGTCACGAGCGGTCTGGTGATAGCGTTCTACCAGCTCGGGAGTGACCGGCATCGCGTCGCCGACGTTCGCAAACCCCTCTCCGCCAACACTGTCGGTGGGGAACTCACGAGCCCGCGTTGGCCATATGTCGACGCTGGTGAGATCGCGGATCGCATTGTCGTACTCGGAGTTGCTCAGCCGTCGCAGCGTCACCGGTCCAGGATCACCAGCCCGCGCGGCCGCTTCCGCATCGAGCGCCGCCGTGATCCAGCCCAGCAGTTGGTTCCGCTCGGCCGGGGTCGGCTGCGGCGCGTCCTTCGGCGGCATGTCGCCCAGACGCAAACGCTCGGCGACATCGCTCAGCACCTTGGGCTTGGCGACGATCGCCTGAGCCGAACCGAAGCTCGTGAGATCAAGGTCGTTGTCCGTGGGCATTTTCCCATGACACTTCTCGCAGGTCTTCACGAGCAGTGGCTGAATCTGCTTGGCAAACGATTGCGCAAGGTCGTCCGCACCGTGGGCCGATGCCGCGAAGAGCGTGAGACCCGCAAAGAGCGACATGACAGAAGGGTATTTACCGAGCCGTCGTACTCGAAAATCTCCACTGGCGGTTCGCGTGAGAAACATCAGACGTGCTCCAGATCGTGCTCGATGACTTCACATTCCCAATGGAATCTTGGCGGGTGGGTTAGTACTTCGGGAAGATGTCAGGGCTGGGGAATCGCTCCTCGAGGCTTTCTCTGAGGTATTCTTCACGAGACAGGTTGACCAGGGGCCAGCTCGTGGGTCGGACACGGACGACGCGCCCGGGGCGGATGCCTTCGATGATCTGGTCTGTCTCGAAACGAATCTGAATGCCGCTGCTGCCTAAGGGGGCGTCTCCAGGAAGCCGGGTGACATCCAGGATCGCTCCGCCAGAGGCCATGTGTGCGGGGCTGTAGTCGCCGTGGGTGTGCTTCAAGGTGTTCTCGACCGAGTTCATCTGCGCGGAGCTGCCAGCCTTGAAGTCTGCGTAGAGCGAGTTGTCCATGCCGCCAAACAATGTCGCGGTCACCTTCGCTCGGCCGAACTTGCCGTACTCGACGGCATCCACCCAGGCAGGCATCCAGCGGCTGCGGATCAGCGCTTTGTGTGCCTCGGTTTGATTCTTGGTGGCTCGTTGCAGAGCGGCATCGTCCAGCCAGATGTCCGAAACGTGATACCGCAGGAACACTCCGTTGGGCGTCGGCTCCCAAGTCAGCCCGAGCAGAACCGCCTGACCGTCCAGTGACTTCTTTCCGTTTGCAGGCCAGACGCCTTCTGTGATCAGGTCGTCGAGACTGAGACATTCGCGGCCGCGCCAGAATCGCGTTGCGGCGTTGAAGGTCAGCTTTTCCACGTTGGCTTTGCCGTCGCCACCGGCTTTGGGCTCACGAGTGGCCGCGATCAGCCCTTGATTCGCTTGAACCTCAACCTCCTTCAGCTTCCAAACCATGCCTTCTCGCAGGCAGAAACTGGGCTCGTCTTCGAGGAGCATGACGTGATTCTCCGCGGGCCGGTCGGGGTTCCCTTTCTGGAGAACCGGCACGGAAGAAACCTTCGGATCGGGGGGGAGGAATGCTCGCACATGCATGACGGTGCTGAGCGGGATGTCTCGAAGATCCGCCGGCGCTCCGTGATATCGCACGATGCCGTAAGGAAGCATCGCGAACGGATGCGGAGCATTGCGGAAGAACTCGCCGGGCGTTTCCACGCGAAGACTGCCACGCCGATTCGCATGGTCCACGAACGCCAGCACGCCTCGGTAAGAGAGTGCCTTTTCTAGCGCGGGAAATTTTCCAGGCTCGGGGCGGTATGGTTGTTCTTGGTTCTTGGTTCCTGATTCTTCGCTTCGAGCGATCGCCTGAAGCATCAACGAACCGACCAGCACCATCAACGAGCAACAAATCAAGAACCTCAAACGAGGAACCAAGAACCAAGAACCAGAAGCGAAGAGTTGTCTCATGTGTGGATCAGTATTTCGGGAAGATAGCTGGAGTGGGAAAACGCTCGTCGATGCTGGCGCCGTCGAACAGGTACTCCTCTCGGGGGACTTGCATCTTGGGCCAGCTTTCGGGGCGGACACGCACGACTCGTCCGGGGCGGATTCCCTCGATGATCAACTCCGTCTCGAACTGGATTTGGATGCCGCTGCTGCCGACGGGGGCTTCTCCGCTTGCCTGAGTGACATCGACGATCTTGCCATTGGCAGCGATGTGAGAGGGACCGTAGTGGCCGGCCGTGTGCTTCAACGTGTTCTCGGCTCCGTTCATTTGGGCTCCGGCGCCTTTCTGGAAGTCGGTATAGAGGGAAGGATCCATGCCTCCGAAAAGCGTCGCGGTGACAGTGGCGCGGCCGAACTTGCCATACTCAACCGCATCCACCCAGGCCGGCATCCAGCGACTGCGGATGAAGACTTTGTGCGTCTCGGTCTGGAATAGCGCTGCGTTTTGAATGGCAGCGTCGTCCAGCCAAATATCCGAGATGTGAAATTGGGTGAAAGCACCACTCAAACCATCCCCCGGCGCGGGCTTCCAGGTGATTCCGAGTTGGACTGCCTGCCCATCAAGGGATTTCTTACCACTGACGGGCCATGCTTTTTCTGCAACCAAATCCGCGACTCGAATTCGCTCGCGTCCACGCCAAATGCGAGTGGCGGCATCGAACGTCAATTCTTCTTCTTTAGAGTCGCCCGCTTCGGCAGACCTTTGCTTGCGACTCGCGATGATCTTTCCCGCGTTGTTCTTAAGAGTCACCTCGTTGAGCTTCCAAACCTTGCCCTCGCGCAGGCAGTGACTGGGCTCGTCCTCAAGGAGTAGCACATGGTTTTCGGCGGGGGCGGTGCCGGTGCCACGATAATGCCCCACATCTTTCTCCTTGTTGTTCACCGGCAGCACCGGCACAGCGGAGGTCTTTGGGTCCGGTGGAAGGAAATCGCGGACGTGCATCACAGTGCCGAGCGGAATGTCTCGCAGATCCGCCGGCGCTCCCTGATAACGCACGACGCCATAGGGCAGCATGGCAAAAGGTTGCGGATCGTTGCGGTAGAACTTCCCTGTCCCTTCGACACGAATACTGCCACGGCGGTTGGCATGGTCCACGAAGACGAGTTCGCCCCGATAGGCGTGCGATTTTTCGAATGGGGGAAACTTCCCCGCTTCGGGGCGGAGCGGCTGGGTTTCTGGCTCTTTGTTCTTGGTTCCTCGTTCCTGGCTAAAGGCGGGCGTCGTAACGAAGGACCAACACGCAAGCACCAAGAGCGAGGAGCGAACGAAGAACGACGAGCGAGAAACGAAGTCCCAAGAACTAAGAACTAAGAATTCGCTCATAATTCGATGACCTTGTTGCTATCGCCAAAGTTGTCGGTCTCGACTCCCATGCACTGAGCCATCAAGAGCAGCAAGTTGCTCATATGAGCATTCGGATTCGCGGGGCGGCTGCAGAGCGAGTAGTGCTCGCCGGGCTTGTCGAGCTGATAGCCCTTGAAATGACCTTGATTGAGGTCGAGATGGCTGCCGTGCTTCAGGCCGAGGTCGGAACCGCCGGCGAGGACCAACGGAAGATTGGCGTTGCCGTGGCTGTGGCCGTAGGACATGCCGCTGCCGAAGAGCGCCATCGTTGTCCCCAAGAGTGGCTTACCGTTGAGGTCTTTCGTCTCGGCGAGTCGCGTGAGGAAGTAGCTGTATTGCTCGATGGCGAACGTGTCGTAGTTCGTGAGCTTCTCCATATAGCCCGCATCGCCGCCGTGATGGCTGAGTTGATGGCGCGACTCGGTGATGCCGATCTCGGGAATCGCAAACGCATCCCCTTCGCCGCCGAGACTGAACGTGGCGACGCGCGTCAGGTCGGTCTGAAACGCGAGCACAATCAAGTCATAGACGGTGCGGAAGTAGTCGCCCGCTTGCGTGTGGGGGATGTCGCGATTGGTCCGTTTGCGATCGTCGTCGGCGATGGTCGGCAGCGGAGTATCAAGCCACGCATCGGCTCGTCGCGTGCGAACTTCGGCTTCTCGAACGGAAGTCAGATATTGATCGAGCCGACCTTTATCCGCCGCTCCCATCGTTTGTTCGAGCTTCCGCACTTCCGCGAGGTTGGCATCGAGCACGCTCCCTTTGCGGCGCAGTGTTCGTCGCTGGGCCGTCTTGCCGCCTTTCGGTTCTTCAAACAGCGACGCGAAGATCTCGCTGCAGCGACGCATCGAAGGCAACCGGACGCCATCCGCCGTCCAGCCAAGCGAATCTCCCGTGAGGGCGATCTCCATCGAGGAATAGCGAGTGTGCTTCGCGGTGATCTCGGCCATCTTCTGATCGACCGAGATCGTGTTCTTATCCGAAGGCCCGAGCTTCCCGCCGGTCAGCCACACCGAAATGCAATTGTGGTGGTGACTGAGAGCACCGGGATGATGCAGCCCGCTGATCGGCGTGATCACTTCCCGGTGCTTTTCCAACGGCTTAAGCGACCGCGAAAACTGGT
Above is a window of Anatilimnocola aggregata DNA encoding:
- a CDS encoding DUF1552 domain-containing protein; the encoded protein is MSHFLSQSWLIDRRHALRAMGTCISLPFLECMVPLRAAEQQVATPKRSAFIYLANGVHSLNYQITTPGRDYQFSRSLKPLEKHREVITPISGLHHPGALSHHHNCISVWLTGGKLGPSDKNTISVDQKMAEITAKHTRYSSMEIALTGDSLGWTADGVRLPSMRRCSEIFASLFEEPKGGKTAQRRTLRRKGSVLDANLAEVRKLEQTMGAADKGRLDQYLTSVREAEVRTRRADAWLDTPLPTIADDDRKRTNRDIPHTQAGDYFRTVYDLIVLAFQTDLTRVATFSLGGEGDAFAIPEIGITESRHQLSHHGGDAGYMEKLTNYDTFAIEQYSYFLTRLAETKDLNGKPLLGTTMALFGSGMSYGHSHGNANLPLVLAGGSDLGLKHGSHLDLNQGHFKGYQLDKPGEHYSLCSRPANPNAHMSNLLLLMAQCMGVETDNFGDSNKVIEL
- a CDS encoding DUF1592 domain-containing protein is translated as MFLTRTASGDFRVRRLGKYPSVMSLFAGLTLFAASAHGADDLAQSFAKQIQPLLVKTCEKCHGKMPTDNDLDLTSFGSAQAIVAKPKVLSDVAERLRLGDMPPKDAPQPTPAERNQLLGWITAALDAEAAARAGDPGPVTLRRLSNSEYDNAIRDLTSVDIWPTRAREFPTDSVGGEGFANVGDAMPVTPELVERYHQTARDVAARVVLLPGGFRFSPSTERPDWTEEALKPLRSFHARYAGPNGEPPLPAHLAATLKHRDRLTRGGAADIAAVAAEEKLNATYLAALWAGLNGKSASPAEVIAQSKQWYEKTAQAEAEKQRRQMAFQSAKKAIEARWASSKRVLAESKVAEAGSVLLERKVSVQRGELLLLTVLPNENHGADSTLVEWTIRETTGDQRTWSIADLVPNLLKGNPWSDKHEARWSFLETTSTPVFLTERRDSSAGRPELKSWSIGSEPSVFVNSAAEPIKVWTTLPARSVFVHPGQKRPVAIAWTSPIAGELSVAGRVADAHPSGGDGVSFELSHVAAPDLGQALADLGSVPTSQPDAGLPPDMLALVREKWREATTDPAPVLAAIKAMQDQLFQGNYGKNAALAVGNGFPAWEDLRRVVARERVQGAAREPLFRMVALPAQPDTFVIWDRLRLEGGDGPPLVFAEHPELGAAIEQASGLKFGQHPQGRPVPKSALVTAAGAEVVIDLKKLPDELQKALTLPRFLRADVSLDEASPETSAVQAFLIAATGGGGRLAEPVAKAEVGDPHAAQIVHPRVAAERARPAAEFRALFPRAVLFQPIIPRDAQGSVFLYRREDEPLRRLLLDEAGRAELDRLWSELEFVSEQALATPIAYAGLVQYYRKPNDGARIMFFYIQLFEEQIKREEKAFLATQVAAESRHLEALLAFAARAWRRPLADDEREAILASYRADRAQGAKHDPAFRAALARVLSSPWFLYRVEQPAPGSHWQPVSGDELATRLSFLLWDSIPDDELRAKAAKLHEPAVMEEQLRRMLKNVRVRGMAEEFGARWLGVRDFVTNHGRSLKHFPEFTPMLRDALAEEPVRFFEDLLVNDRPVADVIAADAVVINDVLARHYGIPGVTGSEWRRVEKVSAYGRGGFLGFGAVIAKQSAAARTSPIKRGAWLVQVLGERLPKVPPDVPPLPETPPAGLSVREITERHRADPKCAGCHVRIDPYGMTLERFDAIGRLRPASELKPGDTKGTLRDGTEIEDIVGLRNYFAGPRREDLLRTLARKLTGYALGRAVMTSDRKLVDEVTKTMTSGGRWSDALLVIVRSEQFRCIRPTSADAATPP